The Daucus carota subsp. sativus chromosome 2, DH1 v3.0, whole genome shotgun sequence genome includes a window with the following:
- the LOC108206067 gene encoding 4-diphosphocytidyl-2-C-methyl-D-erythritol kinase, chloroplastic/chromoplastic — protein MASTQFLCSSRQLYTSKTQPNCFRNGGLKTHLPFSFSTKKTHFKTAHFVTIKASAGKKQVEIVYNPDERLNKLADEVDANAGLSRLTLFSPCKINVFLRITSKRKDGFHDLASLFHVISLGDKIKFSLSPSKSTDRLSTNVPGVPLDDSNLIIKALNLYRKKTGSDKFFWIHLDKKVPTGAGLGGGSSNAATALWAANQFSGCIATEKELQEWSGEIGSDIPFFFSNGAAYCTGRGEVVQDLPAPIPSDIPMVLIKPPEACSTAEVYKRLQLDRTVSVDPLTLLEKISTSGISQDVCVNDLEIPAFEVLPSLKRLKQRVVAAGRGQYDAVFMSGSGSTIVGVGSPDPPQFVYDDEEYQDVFLSEASFITREPNQWYREPYASNAGADSTADFAQSV, from the exons ATGGCTTCCACCCAGTTTCTATGCAGTAGTCGCCAGCTCTACACCTCCAAAACACAACCCAATTGTTTCAGAAACGGGGGCCTCAAAACCCACCTACCCTTTTCGTTTTCTACCAAGAAAACCCATTTTAAAACGGCCCATTTTGTCACAATCAAAGCTTCTGCTGGCAAGAAACAAGTAGag ATAGTGTACAATCCTGATGAGAGGTTGAATAAGTTAGCTGATGAAGTGGATGCAAATGCTGGACTTTCAAGACTCACTCTCTTTTCACCTTGCAAG ATAAACGTTTTTTTGAGAATAACTAGCAAGAGGAAGGACGGATTTCATGATTTGGCATCACTCTTCCAT GTGATAAGCCTAGGagataaaattaagttttctttGTCACCATCAAAGTCCACAGATCGACTATCGACAAACGTTCCTGGTGTCCCTCTTGATGATTCTAATCTG ATCATTAAAGCTCTTAATCTCTACAGAAAGAAGACTGGCAGTGACAAATTCTTTTGG ATTCATCTTGATAAAAAGGTGCCTACAGGGGCGGGACTTGGTGGTGGAAGTAGCAACGCGGCAACTGCTTTGTGGGCAGCAAATCAGTTTAGTGGTTGTATTGCCACTGAGAAGGAGCTTCAAGAATGGTCTGGTGAAATAGGTTCTGACATTCCCTTCTTTTTCTCAAATGGAGCAGCCTATTGTACAGGCAGAGGTGAG GTTGTTCAAGATCTTCCAGCACCTATACCATCTGATATTCCAATGGTTCTCATAAAGCCCCCAGAGGCATGCTCCACGGCTGAAGTCTACAAG CGTCTTCAACTGGATCGAACTGTTTCTGTTGATCCTCTGACCTTGTTGGAGAAGATATCAACAAGCGGCATTTCTCAAGATGTTTGTGTTAATGATTTAG AAATTCCTGCTTTTGAGGTTCTCCCGTCTTTAAAAAGATTGAAGCAGCGCGTGGTCGCCGCAGGTCGCGGACAATATGATGCTGTTTTTATGTCTGGGAG TGGAAGCACCATAGTAGGAGTTGGCTCTCCAGATCCACCACAATTTGTATATGACGATGAAGAATATCAGGATGTATTTTTGTCAG